One stretch of Archangium lipolyticum DNA includes these proteins:
- a CDS encoding serine/threonine-protein kinase: MTDTLRYVPEEATDATLISSRQDNVPAPIVTRNDAQAVAAFARRSTVLPRIQWNGDRPDVVPFERERFEEVSQLGQGGMGEVVLLKDHDIERMVALKRLPEGADLDRVLRFVEEIRTVGQLDHPNIVPVHDVGIDQRGRYFFVMKHLQGETLESIIDKLRQGDAAMHARFTFPMRVQVFLGVLNAVAYAHRKGIIHRDLKPANIMVGPYGEVTVVDWGLARRVRQPDTVARTATPASTPANLREAISMQTQLGAVVGTPLYMSPEQARGQHDAVDVRSDTYSLTALFHEFLCLHHYLEGRETLAEVLDGVQNASPGMSMLEPHPLQPTLPAELGWFIMKGLAKNPAERYQSVDEMKDVLMRVMDGRIDVHCQRTLLKNGLHKALRLVDQRPNVFLLGLLAVSALMFTGLMDLMWKLLD, encoded by the coding sequence ATGACGGACACGCTCAGATACGTCCCGGAAGAAGCCACGGACGCGACCCTGATCTCCTCGCGGCAGGACAACGTCCCCGCGCCCATCGTCACCCGGAATGACGCCCAGGCGGTGGCCGCCTTCGCGCGGCGCAGCACCGTCCTCCCCCGGATACAATGGAACGGGGACCGTCCCGACGTGGTGCCCTTCGAGCGTGAGCGTTTCGAGGAGGTCAGCCAGCTGGGCCAGGGCGGGATGGGCGAGGTGGTGCTGCTCAAGGACCACGACATCGAGCGGATGGTGGCCCTCAAGCGCCTGCCGGAGGGCGCCGATCTGGATCGCGTGCTGCGTTTCGTGGAGGAGATCCGCACCGTCGGGCAGTTGGATCATCCGAACATCGTCCCGGTGCACGACGTTGGCATCGACCAGCGCGGCCGGTACTTCTTCGTGATGAAGCACCTGCAGGGCGAGACGCTCGAGTCCATCATCGACAAGCTCCGCCAGGGGGATGCCGCCATGCACGCGCGCTTCACCTTTCCCATGCGGGTGCAGGTGTTCCTGGGCGTGCTCAACGCGGTGGCCTATGCGCATCGCAAGGGCATCATCCACCGGGACCTCAAGCCCGCGAACATCATGGTGGGGCCCTATGGAGAGGTCACCGTGGTGGACTGGGGCCTGGCCCGGCGCGTCCGCCAGCCGGACACCGTGGCCCGGACCGCGACCCCGGCCAGCACCCCGGCGAACCTGCGCGAGGCCATCTCCATGCAGACGCAGCTGGGCGCCGTGGTGGGGACCCCGCTCTACATGTCTCCCGAGCAGGCCCGGGGGCAGCACGACGCGGTGGACGTGCGCAGCGACACCTACAGCCTGACCGCGCTGTTCCACGAGTTCCTCTGCCTGCACCACTACCTGGAAGGGCGTGAGACGCTGGCCGAGGTGCTCGATGGCGTACAGAACGCGAGCCCCGGGATGAGCATGCTCGAGCCACACCCCCTTCAGCCCACCCTCCCCGCCGAGCTCGGCTGGTTCATCATGAAGGGGCTCGCGAAGAATCCAGCCGAGCGCTACCAGTCCGTCGACGAGATGAAGGACGTGCTGATGCGCGTCATGGACGGGCGCATCGACGTGCACTGCCAGCGGACCCTGCTCAAGAACGGGCTCCACAAGGCCCTCCGCCTGGTCGACCAGCGTCCAAACGTCTTCCTGCTCGGACTCCTGGCCGTCTCCGCCCTGATGTTCACCGGCCTGATGGACCTGATGTGGAAGCTCCTCGACTGA
- the thiD gene encoding bifunctional hydroxymethylpyrimidine kinase/phosphomethylpyrimidine kinase: MEHPRKVATALTIAGSDSGGGAGIQADLRTFAFHRVHGTSALTALTAQNTLGVTRVDVVPPEAVAAQIDAVATDIGVDAAKTGMLFNREIISVVASRVRALGITRLVVDPVMVSRAGSRLIDDEAVAALREQLLPLATLVTPNRHEAQLLAGLELHTLADMQEAARRIHRLGPKVVLVKGGAMPGALCGTDVWFDGERLETLHLTSVETPNTHGTGCTLSAAIAANLALGQGLFDATLHAKEYVTRALQHPLAVGRGNGPIGHFFPLLED, from the coding sequence ATGGAGCACCCCAGGAAGGTAGCGACCGCGCTCACGATCGCGGGCTCGGACAGTGGCGGTGGCGCGGGCATCCAGGCGGATCTGCGGACCTTCGCGTTCCACCGCGTCCATGGAACCAGCGCGCTGACCGCGCTGACGGCCCAGAACACCCTGGGTGTCACCCGGGTGGATGTCGTCCCCCCCGAGGCGGTGGCGGCCCAGATCGACGCGGTGGCGACGGACATCGGTGTCGATGCCGCGAAGACGGGCATGCTGTTCAACCGGGAGATCATCTCCGTGGTGGCCTCGCGCGTGCGGGCCCTGGGCATCACCCGGCTCGTCGTGGATCCGGTCATGGTGTCGCGGGCGGGCTCCCGGCTCATCGACGACGAGGCCGTGGCGGCGCTGCGCGAGCAGCTCCTGCCGCTGGCGACCCTCGTCACCCCCAACCGGCACGAGGCGCAGCTCCTGGCGGGCCTGGAGCTCCACACGCTGGCGGACATGCAGGAGGCGGCACGCCGCATCCACCGGCTGGGACCGAAGGTGGTGCTCGTCAAGGGAGGCGCGATGCCGGGCGCCCTGTGCGGCACCGATGTCTGGTTCGACGGTGAGCGGCTGGAGACGCTGCACCTCACCTCGGTGGAGACGCCCAACACGCACGGCACCGGGTGCACGCTGTCGGCCGCCATCGCCGCCAACCTGGCCCTGGGACAGGGGTTGTTCGACGCCACCCTGCACGCCAAGGAGTACGTCACCCGGGCGCTGCAACACCCGCTCGCGGTGGGCCGGGGAAATGGCCCCATCGGCCACTTCTTTCCGTTGCTCGAGGACTGA
- a CDS encoding ATP-binding protein codes for MKKAVSGRRPATTRERPPSRQKATERALQASNLLLQALTEAHLEFTRGSDAHNLFDKLLQVLLELTQSEYGFIGEVLRDPDGEPYFRSHAITNIAWTEELREHVARQIPLGLEFRNAHTLFGAVLTSGEIVVANEPATDPRRGGLPPGHPPLVAFLGLPLKFGDEMVGMLGIANRPDGYGPDVIEFLQPFVATCCSIIVGWRSERQRRNAEELLRQREEELRRHRSQLEELVQSRTEKLRFTTQALEERQAQLIQAERMASLGHLVAGIAHEINNPLGYMTSNLATLTQYLSVFTELLNDYRELATAVGPGLHGPAADLLARIRALQDEEDLDYLLSDVKELLKDSREGAQRVADMVQSLKAYVRDDSGQPELVDVNKELATTLKVVWNQLKYRCEVKSDYGQIPPILGQPAQLNQVFTHLLLNAAQAISQRGVIHVSTRHEANEVLVDISDTGHGMTPEVLSKLFTPFFTTRPPGKGVGLGLSISEGIVSRHHGRIEVRSQPGQGSTFTIRLPVARDFY; via the coding sequence ATGAAGAAAGCAGTCTCGGGTCGTCGGCCGGCTACCACGCGGGAGCGTCCCCCCTCTCGCCAGAAGGCGACGGAGAGGGCGCTTCAAGCCAGCAACCTCCTGCTCCAGGCTCTCACCGAAGCGCATCTGGAGTTCACCCGGGGCAGCGACGCCCACAACCTCTTCGACAAGCTGCTGCAGGTCCTGCTCGAGTTGACCCAGAGCGAGTACGGCTTCATCGGCGAGGTCCTCCGAGATCCGGACGGCGAGCCCTATTTTCGCAGTCACGCCATCACCAACATCGCCTGGACGGAGGAGCTGCGGGAGCACGTCGCCCGGCAGATTCCCCTGGGCCTGGAGTTCCGCAACGCGCACACGCTCTTCGGCGCCGTGCTCACCTCGGGGGAGATCGTGGTGGCCAACGAGCCCGCGACGGATCCCCGCCGGGGCGGCCTTCCCCCCGGCCACCCTCCCCTGGTCGCTTTCCTGGGCCTGCCCCTCAAGTTCGGCGATGAGATGGTGGGCATGCTGGGCATCGCCAACCGTCCCGACGGCTACGGCCCCGACGTCATCGAGTTCCTCCAGCCCTTCGTCGCCACCTGCTGCAGCATCATCGTGGGCTGGCGCAGCGAGCGGCAGCGGCGGAACGCCGAGGAGCTGTTGCGCCAACGGGAGGAGGAGCTGCGGCGCCACCGGTCCCAGCTCGAGGAGCTGGTGCAGAGCCGCACCGAGAAGCTGCGCTTCACCACCCAGGCGCTGGAGGAGCGGCAGGCCCAGCTCATCCAGGCCGAGCGGATGGCCTCGCTGGGACATCTCGTGGCCGGTATCGCCCATGAGATCAACAACCCGCTGGGCTACATGACGAGCAACCTGGCCACGCTCACCCAGTACCTCTCCGTCTTCACCGAGCTGCTCAACGACTACCGCGAGCTCGCGACGGCCGTGGGCCCGGGACTCCACGGCCCCGCGGCCGACCTGCTCGCGCGCATCCGGGCCCTCCAGGACGAGGAGGATCTCGACTACCTGCTGAGTGACGTGAAGGAGCTGCTCAAGGACTCGCGCGAGGGCGCCCAGCGCGTGGCGGACATGGTCCAGAGCCTGAAGGCCTATGTCCGGGACGACTCCGGGCAACCGGAGCTGGTCGACGTGAACAAGGAGCTGGCCACCACGCTGAAGGTGGTGTGGAACCAGCTCAAGTACCGGTGCGAGGTGAAGAGCGACTACGGGCAGATTCCCCCCATCCTCGGCCAGCCCGCCCAGCTCAACCAAGTGTTCACCCACCTGCTGCTCAACGCCGCCCAGGCCATCTCCCAGCGCGGCGTCATCCACGTCAGCACCCGCCACGAGGCGAACGAGGTGCTGGTGGACATCTCCGACACCGGGCACGGAATGACGCCGGAGGTGCTCTCCAAGCTCTTCACCCCCTTCTTCACCACCCGTCCTCCCGGAAAGGGCGTGGGGCTGGGCTTGTCCATCAGCGAGGGCATCGTCTCGCGCCACCACGGCCGCATCGAGGTGCGCAGCCAGCCCGGCCAGGGCAGCACCTTCACCATCCGGCTCCCCGTCGCCAGGGACTTCTACTGA
- a CDS encoding threonine/serine exporter family protein: METRTLSSQELGEVLAVALRAGQIMLENGANMARVEEAVTRFGTALGAERLDVFATPTGIVTTALCQEQHRTRIVRVVRTGIDLNRVAAVNTLAERAGSGELSRAQLREELERIAHAPRRFGDVPTVLAVGAACACFALLFGGGAADAAVAGVAAAAGQALREVLGRLQMGRLASTFLVTVLAAGLGLVGARVVGTPSPGLSLAASVLLLVPGVLMVSSVADLFRGDTLSGLARATSAALVISTVGAGLFVVLLVSGVDLALATLEPPPFWLATLLGLASTTGFAVLFDVPRRALLPCALVGAVGYAVRGGSVLLAPSLPPEGAMFLAGFAIVLLSEPISYALRMPTSIFVIPGFIPLVPGVLAFRTVMELAEQDYSAGTASLVQTALRVGALAAGIGTSQALTRRKWWPVTK, encoded by the coding sequence ATGGAAACACGCACCCTCAGCAGTCAGGAGCTCGGCGAGGTGCTCGCCGTGGCGCTTCGTGCCGGGCAGATCATGTTGGAGAACGGCGCCAACATGGCCCGGGTGGAGGAGGCTGTCACCCGCTTCGGTACGGCCCTGGGCGCCGAGCGGCTGGACGTGTTCGCCACTCCCACCGGCATCGTCACCACGGCGCTCTGCCAGGAGCAGCACCGCACCCGCATCGTGCGGGTGGTGAGGACGGGGATCGACCTGAACCGGGTGGCCGCCGTCAACACGCTCGCCGAGCGAGCGGGCTCCGGAGAGCTGAGCCGGGCGCAACTGCGCGAGGAACTGGAGCGGATCGCCCATGCGCCCCGGCGCTTCGGGGATGTCCCCACGGTCCTGGCGGTGGGCGCCGCCTGCGCGTGCTTCGCGCTCCTCTTCGGGGGCGGGGCCGCCGATGCCGCGGTGGCGGGCGTGGCGGCGGCCGCGGGGCAGGCCTTGCGCGAGGTGCTGGGCCGGCTGCAGATGGGCCGGCTGGCGTCGACATTCCTGGTGACGGTGCTGGCCGCTGGCCTCGGGCTGGTGGGGGCGCGCGTGGTGGGCACCCCCTCGCCGGGCCTCTCCCTGGCCGCCTCGGTGCTCCTCCTGGTGCCGGGCGTCCTCATGGTCAGCTCCGTGGCGGACCTGTTCCGGGGGGACACCCTGTCCGGCCTGGCGCGCGCCACCTCCGCGGCGCTCGTCATCTCCACCGTCGGGGCGGGGCTGTTCGTGGTGCTGCTCGTCTCCGGCGTCGATCTGGCGCTCGCCACCCTCGAGCCGCCACCGTTCTGGCTCGCCACCCTGCTGGGGCTCGCGTCCACCACCGGCTTCGCGGTGCTCTTCGACGTGCCCCGCCGCGCGCTGCTGCCCTGTGCCCTCGTGGGGGCGGTGGGTTATGCCGTGCGGGGTGGCTCCGTGCTGCTCGCCCCGTCCCTGCCTCCCGAGGGCGCCATGTTCCTGGCCGGGTTCGCCATCGTGCTCCTCTCCGAGCCCATCTCGTACGCCTTGCGCATGCCCACCAGCATCTTCGTCATCCCGGGCTTCATCCCGCTCGTGCCCGGAGTGCTGGCCTTCCGCACCGTGATGGAGCTGGCCGAGCAGGACTACTCGGCTGGTACCGCCAGCCTGGTGCAGACGGCGCTGCGCGTGGGCGCGCTCGCCGCGGGCATCGGCACCTCCCAGGCGCTCACCCGGCGCAAGTGGTGGCCCGTCACCAAATAG
- a CDS encoding MATE family efflux transporter produces MSTDESPAPSLWASLKEAVHGTEQDFTEAPVGRAILLLAIPMVLEMVMESIFAVVDVFFVSRLGAEAIATVGLTESILALLYALAMGLSIGASAMIARRTGEKDPEAAARVAVQAIGLGVLVSIPIGVAGVLFAKPLLMMLGGSPWVVEHGFRYTQLMLGGNGIILLLFLINAIFRGAGDASVAMRVLWISNSINIVLCPLLVLGLGPFPELGVVGAATATTIGRGVGVCYQLYRLFLGKGRVAVRREHLRFEPATMLVMTQLSGSAIFQMLLGTASWTVLVRIVAAAGSAAVAGYTIGMRIILFALLPSWGMSNAAATLVGQNLGARKPERAEQAVWRAGFYNMVFLGLVGLAFILFAEPLIGTFTQEPEVRAIAVRCLRIVSAGFIFYAYGMVLTQALNGAGDTATPTLINLVCFWAVELPLAWLLTNPLGMGPSGTFTSISIAFSLSALLGAWAFRRGRWKLRRV; encoded by the coding sequence ATGAGCACCGACGAGAGTCCTGCCCCGAGCCTCTGGGCCTCCCTGAAAGAGGCCGTCCACGGTACCGAGCAGGACTTCACCGAGGCCCCCGTGGGGCGCGCCATCCTGCTGCTGGCCATTCCCATGGTCCTCGAGATGGTGATGGAGTCCATCTTCGCCGTCGTGGACGTGTTCTTCGTGTCCCGGCTCGGGGCCGAGGCCATCGCCACCGTCGGGCTCACCGAATCCATCCTGGCGCTCCTGTACGCGCTGGCCATGGGGCTGAGCATCGGGGCCTCGGCGATGATCGCCCGGCGCACGGGGGAGAAGGATCCGGAGGCGGCCGCGCGCGTGGCCGTGCAGGCCATTGGCCTGGGCGTCCTCGTGTCGATCCCCATCGGCGTGGCCGGCGTGCTGTTCGCCAAACCCCTGCTCATGATGCTGGGCGGCTCGCCCTGGGTCGTGGAGCACGGGTTCCGCTACACGCAGCTCATGCTCGGCGGCAACGGCATCATCCTGCTGCTCTTCCTCATCAACGCCATCTTCCGCGGCGCGGGCGATGCCTCCGTGGCCATGCGCGTGCTGTGGATCTCCAACTCCATCAACATCGTCCTCTGCCCGCTGCTCGTCCTCGGCCTGGGGCCCTTCCCCGAGCTGGGCGTGGTGGGCGCGGCCACGGCGACCACCATCGGACGCGGCGTGGGCGTCTGCTACCAGCTCTACCGGCTCTTCCTGGGCAAGGGGCGGGTGGCCGTCCGCCGCGAGCACCTGCGCTTCGAGCCGGCCACCATGCTCGTCATGACGCAGCTGTCGGGCAGCGCCATCTTCCAGATGCTCCTCGGCACCGCGAGCTGGACGGTGCTGGTACGCATCGTGGCGGCGGCCGGCAGCGCCGCGGTGGCGGGCTACACCATCGGCATGCGCATCATCCTGTTCGCGCTCCTGCCCTCGTGGGGGATGAGCAACGCCGCGGCCACGTTGGTGGGGCAGAACCTGGGCGCCCGCAAGCCGGAGCGCGCCGAGCAGGCCGTCTGGCGCGCGGGCTTCTACAACATGGTGTTCCTGGGTCTGGTGGGGCTGGCGTTCATCCTCTTCGCCGAGCCGCTGATCGGCACCTTCACGCAGGAGCCCGAGGTGCGCGCCATCGCGGTGCGGTGCCTGCGCATCGTGAGCGCCGGCTTCATCTTCTATGCCTATGGCATGGTGTTGACCCAGGCCCTCAATGGGGCCGGAGACACCGCCACCCCGACGCTGATCAACCTCGTCTGCTTCTGGGCCGTGGAGCTCCCGCTGGCCTGGCTCCTGACGAACCCGCTCGGCATGGGACCCTCGGGCACGTTCACATCCATCTCCATCGCCTTCTCCCTCAGCGCCCTGCTGGGCGCCTGGGCGTTCCGCCGCGGACGGTGGAAGCTGCGGCGGGTGTAG
- the pssA gene encoding CDP-diacylglycerol--serine O-phosphatidyltransferase, protein MTTESQQKREPRHFSMIRTFTPADFVTLGNAFSGSASILAQMQYLATGVSHWMWLAFGLMPLAFILDALDGRIARWRFQSSPLGADLDSLSDVISFGVAPAALAFTMGLRGTLDVMVLLYFVGCGVSRLARFNVTAASLSDGTGKVKYFEGTPIPTSLALVMVLAYFFWRGRTGDTLPFGVWDIGPFQFHPLVLMYLASGSAMISKTLRIPKF, encoded by the coding sequence ATGACGACGGAGTCGCAGCAGAAACGTGAACCGCGCCACTTCTCGATGATTCGCACCTTCACGCCCGCGGACTTCGTCACACTGGGCAATGCCTTCTCGGGCTCGGCCTCCATCCTGGCGCAGATGCAGTACCTGGCCACCGGCGTGTCCCACTGGATGTGGCTGGCCTTCGGGCTGATGCCCCTGGCCTTCATCCTCGACGCGCTGGACGGACGCATCGCGCGCTGGCGCTTCCAGTCCTCGCCCCTGGGAGCGGACCTGGACTCGCTGTCGGACGTCATCTCCTTCGGCGTGGCACCCGCGGCGCTGGCCTTCACCATGGGGCTGCGCGGCACGCTGGACGTGATGGTGCTGCTCTACTTCGTCGGCTGTGGCGTCAGCCGCCTGGCGCGCTTCAACGTCACCGCGGCCAGCCTCTCGGACGGCACCGGCAAGGTGAAGTACTTCGAGGGCACCCCCATCCCCACCAGCCTGGCGCTGGTGATGGTGCTCGCCTACTTCTTCTGGCGGGGCCGCACCGGGGACACGCTCCCCTTCGGCGTGTGGGACATCGGGCCCTTCCAGTTCCACCCCCTGGTGCTGATGTATCTGGCCAGCGGCAGCGCGATGATCAGCAAGACGCTGCGCATCCCCAAGTTCTGA
- a CDS encoding lysophospholipid acyltransferase family protein, with protein sequence MNAQPAVLQSLLGRARRQLASRLLAEPLEHMRSIPFRDAGHGYDVFGYEPLHAALALAALEPVYRHWFRVRSYGVEHVPARGPALLAGNHSGTLPFDGMMVWTDIVLRRRRLPRMVADHFVSGMPFVSTLYARGGVVGGTAGNLRVLLDAGELLMIFPEGVPGISKPFRERYQLKEFRVGHAELAIRQRTPVIPVGIVGAEEQMPQLARVPVHAFGVPYLPLPLTPVPLPVRYHLHYGEPLHLHEGLRPEDADDPQVVQRAAERVRRAVQALVDKGLRLRKGVFR encoded by the coding sequence ATGAACGCGCAGCCCGCGGTGCTGCAATCCCTGCTGGGGCGGGCCAGACGGCAGCTCGCCTCCAGGTTGTTGGCCGAGCCCCTGGAGCACATGCGCTCCATCCCCTTCCGGGACGCGGGGCACGGCTATGACGTGTTCGGATACGAGCCCCTGCACGCGGCGCTCGCCCTGGCCGCGCTGGAGCCGGTATACCGGCACTGGTTCCGCGTCCGCTCGTACGGGGTGGAGCACGTGCCGGCCCGGGGTCCGGCCCTCCTCGCGGGCAACCACTCGGGCACCCTGCCCTTCGATGGGATGATGGTGTGGACGGACATCGTCCTGCGGCGCCGGCGGCTGCCGCGGATGGTGGCCGACCATTTCGTCTCCGGCATGCCCTTCGTGAGCACCCTGTACGCGCGCGGCGGCGTGGTGGGCGGCACGGCCGGCAACCTCCGCGTGCTGCTGGATGCCGGCGAGCTGTTGATGATCTTCCCAGAGGGCGTGCCCGGCATCTCCAAGCCCTTCCGCGAGCGCTACCAGCTGAAGGAGTTCCGCGTGGGCCACGCCGAGCTGGCCATCCGCCAGCGGACACCCGTGATACCGGTGGGCATCGTGGGCGCGGAGGAGCAGATGCCGCAGCTCGCACGCGTGCCCGTGCATGCCTTCGGTGTCCCCTACCTGCCCCTGCCGCTGACGCCCGTGCCCCTGCCGGTGCGCTACCACCTCCACTATGGCGAGCCCCTGCACCTCCACGAGGGCCTGCGCCCCGAGGACGCCGATGATCCCCAGGTGGTGCAACGCGCCGCCGAGCGGGTGCGGCGGGCCGTCCAGGCACTCGTGGACAAGGGCCTGCGGCTGAGAAAGGGAGTATTCCGATGA
- a CDS encoding NAD-dependent epimerase/dehydratase family protein: MSARSGWRAPRGVLVLGASTPLGGELCRTLLKDRSLGAVLAVGREPREQVRLPEDARLTYQRVDITHARPVHDMLFGAARDLGVDVVVHLALHRANDFGAPVHVQNVESLRWLLSLSDRHPTLRRLVFRSHAEVYRVERGLPSVITEDHPLELSPDAPQWVRDRVEADLLACAQMGMAAGLEIAVLRCAELLAPDEGSQLHDYLSAPVCLRSAGFDPMLNVLTLEDATEALRLAVYAGGTQGTFNIPGADTLPLSACIRLSGRLDVPVPGPLLAPIYEARRRLRGAQFSYRINRGRFHLAAVLDGTSARRELGYEPRHRVDWPSTRR; the protein is encoded by the coding sequence ATGAGCGCGCGCTCCGGCTGGCGGGCCCCCAGAGGCGTGCTGGTGCTGGGCGCGAGCACTCCCCTGGGAGGGGAGCTGTGCCGGACGCTGCTGAAGGACCGCTCCCTGGGCGCGGTGCTGGCCGTGGGCCGGGAGCCTCGTGAGCAGGTGCGCCTCCCGGAGGACGCGCGGCTGACGTACCAGCGGGTGGACATCACCCACGCGCGGCCGGTGCACGACATGCTCTTCGGCGCGGCGCGCGATCTCGGGGTGGACGTGGTGGTGCACCTGGCCCTGCACCGGGCCAACGACTTCGGGGCCCCGGTGCACGTGCAGAACGTGGAGTCCCTGCGGTGGCTGCTGTCCCTGTCGGACCGGCACCCCACCCTGCGGCGGCTGGTGTTCCGCTCCCATGCGGAGGTGTACCGCGTGGAGCGCGGCTTGCCGTCCGTCATCACCGAGGACCACCCGCTGGAGCTGTCCCCCGACGCCCCCCAGTGGGTGCGGGACCGGGTGGAGGCGGACCTGCTGGCGTGCGCGCAGATGGGCATGGCGGCCGGACTGGAGATCGCCGTGCTGCGCTGCGCCGAGCTGCTGGCCCCCGACGAGGGCTCACAGCTGCACGACTACCTCTCCGCGCCGGTGTGCCTGCGCTCGGCGGGGTTCGATCCCATGCTCAACGTGCTGACCCTGGAGGACGCCACGGAGGCCCTGAGACTGGCGGTGTACGCCGGGGGCACCCAGGGCACCTTCAACATCCCCGGCGCGGACACCCTGCCCCTGTCCGCCTGCATCCGCCTGTCGGGGCGGCTGGACGTGCCGGTCCCGGGGCCCCTGCTCGCGCCCATCTACGAGGCCCGGCGCCGGCTGAGGGGAGCCCAGTTCTCCTACCGCATCAACCGGGGCCGCTTCCACCTCGCGGCCGTGCTGGACGGGACTTCCGCCCGCCGGGAGCTGGGTTACGAGCCCCGCCACCGGGTGGACTGGCCCTCCACCCGACGCTGA